A genomic region of Bradyrhizobium sp. CCGB12 contains the following coding sequences:
- a CDS encoding cytochrome c gives MKSANARSASALSLLLVVLPNGPALAEQSLPQSQEAQMPTVTPRPNFGGSVGNGRPGVFMQVPVTTLFPGAQPDPPQIKNPVQGDPNAEQRGMTYYVSFNCIGCHAPNGGGGMGPALSNNLFTYGSQPENIYLSIYQGRPNGMPAWGSVLPDSVIWDLVTYIGKISNEPSRQWGRTFSANPLSPEVEQVPSEQVSTTDPWSATKTFNFGKKP, from the coding sequence ATGAAATCTGCCAACGCTCGATCCGCGAGTGCCTTGTCTCTGCTGCTTGTGGTCCTCCCGAATGGCCCAGCTTTGGCCGAGCAAAGCCTGCCGCAATCGCAGGAAGCGCAGATGCCGACAGTGACGCCGCGTCCGAATTTTGGTGGAAGCGTCGGCAATGGTCGCCCGGGCGTCTTCATGCAGGTTCCCGTGACCACTCTTTTCCCGGGCGCGCAGCCCGATCCTCCGCAAATCAAGAACCCTGTGCAAGGCGATCCCAACGCCGAGCAGCGCGGGATGACCTATTATGTCAGCTTCAACTGCATCGGCTGCCACGCGCCAAACGGCGGCGGTGGCATGGGACCGGCGCTCAGCAACAACCTATTCACTTACGGCTCGCAACCCGAGAACATTTATCTGTCGATCTACCAGGGGAGGCCAAACGGGATGCCGGCATGGGGCAGCGTGCTGCCCGACAGCGTGATCTGGGATCTCGTCACCTATATCGGCAAGATCAGCAACGAGCCGAGCCGGCAATGGGGCCGCACATTCTCGGCAAATCCGCTGTCCCCCGAAGTGGAGCAAGTCCCGAGTGAGCAGGTCTCGACCACCGATCCGTGGTCCGCCACCAAGACCTTTAACTTCGGCAAAAAGCCTTGA
- a CDS encoding PQQ-dependent dehydrogenase, methanol/ethanol family, with the protein MLRLGLKRLLWGTMSVLCGSWALFSPGFAQTDLASRMKDPSQWPMAARDYANTRYSDLDQINASNASRLQLAWTFSVGADRGQEAAPLVVDGTMYVVGPYAGPYPNRVFALDATTGELKWSYAPKPEPAAAGVACCDVVNRGLAFDNGKVFLNTLDNHSVALDAKTGKELWHTKLGEINKGETITMAPVVVKGKVLIGNSGGEMGVRGWVTALDENTGAIAWRAYATGPDKDVLIGDDFKPFYDNLKGTDLGVKSWPAGRWQVGGGTMWGWISYDAELNLIYYGTANPSPWNANQRSGDNLWSTTIFARNPDNGHAKWAYQVNPHDLFDHDEVNENVLVDLELNGQPRKVLIHPGRNGYMYVMDRATGEVISADAYEFVNAYKGVDLKTGKIIPNEEKTPVVGKTVENICPTAPGAKDWQPSAWSPRTKLLYVPHQHLCMNFKASQVGYIAGTPYVGADVDMYAGPGGYRGEFMAWDPVARKKVWEIHEKLPVWSGALVTAGDVAFYGTMDRLFKAVDAKTGNVLWQFRAGSGFIGQPISYRGSDGQQYIAILSGVGGWPGAVANAEVDQRVRNGALGFTGAMQDLPFYTAGGSELLVFKLGSTIGQDNNHAPPQ; encoded by the coding sequence ATGTTAAGGCTCGGCCTCAAGCGGTTGCTGTGGGGAACGATGAGCGTGCTCTGCGGCAGCTGGGCATTGTTCTCGCCCGGTTTTGCGCAAACTGATCTCGCCAGCCGCATGAAAGATCCCAGCCAGTGGCCGATGGCTGCACGCGACTACGCCAACACGCGTTACAGCGATCTCGACCAGATCAACGCAAGCAACGCCTCGCGCCTCCAACTCGCCTGGACGTTTTCGGTTGGAGCCGATCGTGGTCAGGAGGCAGCTCCTCTCGTTGTCGACGGGACCATGTATGTGGTCGGTCCCTATGCCGGCCCCTATCCCAACCGTGTATTCGCGCTGGACGCCACCACCGGCGAATTGAAATGGTCGTATGCGCCGAAGCCAGAGCCCGCGGCTGCCGGCGTTGCCTGCTGCGACGTCGTCAATCGTGGGCTCGCCTTCGACAACGGCAAGGTGTTCCTCAACACGCTCGACAATCACTCGGTCGCACTCGACGCCAAGACGGGCAAGGAGCTCTGGCATACGAAGCTCGGCGAGATCAATAAGGGCGAGACCATCACGATGGCGCCGGTGGTCGTAAAGGGCAAGGTTCTCATCGGCAACAGCGGCGGCGAGATGGGCGTACGCGGCTGGGTCACCGCGCTCGATGAGAACACCGGTGCCATCGCTTGGCGCGCCTATGCTACCGGCCCCGACAAGGACGTGCTGATCGGAGACGACTTCAAGCCCTTTTACGACAACCTCAAGGGCACGGATCTCGGCGTCAAGAGCTGGCCTGCCGGCCGTTGGCAGGTCGGCGGCGGCACCATGTGGGGATGGATCTCCTACGATGCCGAGCTCAATCTAATTTATTACGGTACCGCAAATCCCAGTCCGTGGAATGCCAACCAGCGCAGCGGCGACAATCTTTGGAGCACTACCATCTTCGCCCGCAATCCCGACAATGGGCATGCGAAATGGGCCTATCAGGTCAACCCGCACGATCTGTTCGACCATGACGAGGTCAACGAGAACGTGCTGGTCGACCTCGAGCTGAATGGCCAGCCGCGCAAGGTGCTGATCCACCCCGGCCGCAACGGCTACATGTACGTCATGGACCGCGCCACCGGCGAAGTGATCTCGGCGGACGCCTATGAGTTCGTGAATGCCTATAAGGGTGTCGACCTCAAGACCGGCAAGATCATCCCCAATGAGGAAAAGACGCCCGTGGTCGGCAAGACCGTTGAGAACATCTGCCCCACCGCACCCGGAGCCAAGGATTGGCAGCCCTCCGCCTGGTCACCGCGAACCAAGCTTCTCTATGTGCCGCATCAGCATCTCTGCATGAACTTCAAGGCTTCGCAGGTAGGCTACATCGCCGGCACACCCTATGTCGGTGCCGATGTCGATATGTATGCCGGTCCAGGCGGATACCGCGGCGAGTTCATGGCGTGGGATCCGGTCGCGCGCAAGAAGGTGTGGGAGATCCACGAAAAACTTCCGGTCTGGAGCGGCGCGCTGGTGACCGCGGGGGACGTCGCGTTCTACGGGACGATGGATCGTCTGTTCAAGGCGGTGGACGCCAAGACCGGCAACGTCCTCTGGCAGTTTCGCGCGGGCTCCGGATTCATCGGTCAACCAATCTCCTACCGGGGCTCGGATGGGCAACAATACATCGCAATCCTCTCGGGCGTCGGTGGCTGGCCCGGCGCAGTAGCGAATGCGGAGGTCGATCAACGCGTGCGCAATGGCGCGCTCGGCTTCACTGGTGCAATGCAGGATCTGCCATTCTACACCGCCGGCGGCAGCGAACTCCTGGTGTTCAAGCTCGGCAGCACCATTGGTCAGGACAACAACCATGCGCCTCCGCAGTGA
- a CDS encoding substrate-binding domain-containing protein, translating to MRLRSDCAALALACLIGIASAASAAPNGELHVCADPNNLPFSNGAEAGFENKLAAMVAEALGRRLSYTWWAQRRGFIRNTLKAEKCDVVMGVPTGFDLVEATKPYYRSTYVFVSRQHDHLNLSTLLDPRLRRLVVGVHLVGDDGNNPPPAQALGQLGIVDNVRGYSIYGDYRQADPPARLIEAVESGEIDLAAAWGPLAGYFAKQSKVPLTVTPIQDGERFAPQQFQFAISMGVRKGDHAFKDQLNAFIDEHRSDIAALLRGYGVPLIDPPVTASGGHQ from the coding sequence ATGCGCCTCCGCAGTGACTGTGCCGCGCTCGCGCTTGCTTGCCTGATCGGGATCGCGTCCGCGGCCTCGGCCGCGCCAAATGGCGAGCTTCATGTCTGCGCCGATCCAAACAATCTGCCATTTTCCAACGGCGCCGAAGCCGGCTTCGAGAACAAGCTCGCGGCGATGGTGGCTGAGGCTCTCGGACGCCGGCTATCCTATACTTGGTGGGCGCAGCGTCGAGGCTTCATCCGCAATACGCTGAAGGCTGAAAAGTGCGATGTCGTGATGGGCGTGCCGACCGGCTTTGATCTCGTGGAGGCCACGAAGCCCTACTATCGCTCGACATACGTTTTCGTGAGCCGTCAGCACGATCATCTCAATCTCTCCACCCTGCTCGACCCTCGCCTACGTCGTCTGGTGGTTGGCGTGCACCTCGTCGGCGATGACGGCAACAATCCACCGCCGGCGCAGGCCCTCGGCCAGCTCGGCATCGTCGATAATGTCCGCGGCTACTCGATCTACGGCGACTATCGCCAAGCCGATCCGCCGGCGCGCCTGATCGAGGCTGTCGAGAGCGGCGAGATCGACCTCGCCGCAGCTTGGGGTCCGCTCGCCGGATACTTCGCCAAGCAATCGAAGGTGCCGCTGACGGTAACGCCGATCCAGGACGGCGAACGCTTCGCACCTCAGCAATTCCAATTCGCCATTTCGATGGGCGTCCGCAAAGGCGACCACGCTTTCAAAGACCAGCTGAACGCGTTCATCGACGAGCATCGATCCGACATTGCCGCGCTGCTGCGAGGATACGGCGTGCCCCTCATCGACCCGCCGGTCACCGCTTCCGGAGGGCATCAATGA
- the ctaD gene encoding cytochrome c oxidase subunit I has protein sequence MSVTADKRELRDDALNGLQLSTRLESLWRTPSGFLGALMSVDHKVVGRRYIVTAFVFLLLGGVLAILMRVQLAGPEQTFLSPDKYNQIFTMHGSTMMFLFAVPVMEAFAVYLVPLMVGTRNIAFPRLNAFSYWIFLFGGCFLWISFMLNVGPDVGWFAYVPLSSLQYTPTKRPDVWAQMITFTEVAALAVAVEIVVTVFKLRAPGMTLDRIPLFVWAMLVTAFLVMFAMPSIMVASTSLILDRLVNTRFYDSSSGGHPLLWQHLFWFFGHPEVYIIFIPGTGMVSAILATFARRPVVGYPVVILSLIATGFLSFGLWVHHMFVTGLPQLGAGLFTASSMLIAVPSGLQIFCWLATLWDGRPVYRTPLLFVIGFIVIFVLGGLSGVMVASVPIDTQVHDTYFVVAHFHYVLIGGAVFPLIGAVYYWFPKITGRMLSETLGRWNFWLAFVGFNVAFFPMHILGLIGMPRRVYTYTAEMDWAHLNLLSSGGAAIFAISFALLLANAILSLRSGALAGNNPWDASTLEWATTSPPAPQNFDRIPVVKHRDPLWADNESLPVVVGLSLERREVLLTTLAEADPQVREASPEPSIWPLLTAIATTVFFIGSIFTPWAVLWGTPPMAVALIGWFWPGGSKENEE, from the coding sequence GTGAGCGTCACCGCTGACAAGCGCGAGTTGCGCGACGATGCACTGAATGGCCTGCAGCTTTCGACCCGGCTCGAGAGCCTCTGGCGAACGCCATCCGGGTTTCTCGGCGCTCTGATGTCGGTCGACCACAAGGTGGTGGGACGGCGCTACATTGTCACCGCCTTCGTCTTCCTGCTGCTGGGCGGCGTCCTTGCGATCCTGATGCGGGTTCAGCTCGCCGGCCCCGAACAGACGTTCCTCTCGCCCGACAAGTACAACCAGATCTTCACGATGCACGGCTCGACGATGATGTTCCTGTTCGCCGTGCCGGTCATGGAGGCATTCGCCGTCTACCTGGTACCACTGATGGTCGGAACGCGAAATATCGCCTTTCCGCGCCTGAATGCGTTCAGCTATTGGATCTTTCTGTTCGGTGGCTGCTTCCTCTGGATTTCCTTCATGCTCAATGTCGGGCCCGATGTCGGCTGGTTTGCCTACGTCCCGCTGTCGTCGTTGCAGTACACGCCGACGAAGCGCCCAGACGTCTGGGCGCAGATGATCACCTTTACGGAAGTCGCTGCGCTCGCGGTCGCCGTGGAGATCGTCGTGACCGTGTTCAAGCTGCGCGCGCCCGGCATGACGCTTGACCGCATTCCCCTCTTCGTCTGGGCTATGCTGGTGACTGCCTTCCTGGTGATGTTCGCGATGCCGTCGATTATGGTCGCATCGACGTCGCTGATCCTGGACCGTCTCGTTAACACGCGCTTCTACGACTCTTCCTCGGGCGGCCATCCCCTGCTCTGGCAGCATCTGTTCTGGTTCTTCGGACATCCCGAGGTCTACATCATCTTCATCCCCGGCACGGGCATGGTCTCGGCGATCCTCGCTACATTCGCGCGCCGACCGGTGGTCGGCTACCCCGTCGTCATTCTCTCGCTGATCGCGACGGGCTTTTTGTCTTTCGGCCTATGGGTCCACCACATGTTCGTGACCGGTCTGCCGCAACTCGGCGCCGGCCTATTCACGGCGTCCAGTATGCTGATCGCCGTGCCCAGCGGGCTGCAGATTTTCTGCTGGCTGGCGACGCTCTGGGATGGCCGCCCTGTCTACCGCACGCCGCTCCTGTTCGTGATCGGCTTCATCGTCATCTTCGTGCTTGGCGGATTGTCCGGCGTGATGGTCGCGTCGGTCCCGATCGACACCCAGGTCCACGACACCTATTTCGTCGTCGCCCACTTCCACTACGTTCTGATCGGCGGCGCCGTATTCCCGCTCATCGGCGCGGTTTACTATTGGTTTCCCAAGATCACCGGCCGGATGCTGAGCGAGACGCTCGGTCGCTGGAACTTTTGGCTCGCCTTTGTCGGCTTCAATGTCGCGTTCTTCCCGATGCACATTCTCGGTCTGATCGGGATGCCGCGGCGCGTCTACACCTACACCGCCGAGATGGATTGGGCTCACCTGAACCTTCTGTCCAGCGGTGGCGCGGCGATTTTCGCGATAAGCTTCGCGCTCCTGCTTGCCAATGCGATTCTCAGCCTGCGAAGCGGCGCTCTCGCGGGCAACAATCCCTGGGATGCCTCGACGCTGGAATGGGCAACCACGTCGCCGCCCGCGCCGCAGAACTTCGATCGCATTCCAGTCGTCAAGCACCGTGATCCATTGTGGGCCGATAACGAGAGCCTGCCCGTCGTCGTAGGCCTCAGCCTGGAGCGACGCGAAGTCCTTTTGACCACGCTGGCGGAAGCTGATCCACAAGTCCGCGAAGCGTCTCCTGAACCCAGCATCTGGCCGCTGCTCACGGCGATCGCCACCACCGTGTTCTTCATTGGCTCGATCTTCACGCCCTGGGCTGTGCTCTGGGGCACGCCACCGATGGCAGTTGCCTTGATCGGCTGGTTCTGGCCCGGCGGCAGCAAGGAGAACGAGGAGTGA
- a CDS encoding cytochrome c oxidase assembly protein gives MPALSIAIMVLGLLAGPVMAHGISDVDPGSLWSFDPWLLAPLYIVGIGFYIGTQRLWHHAGGGRGVSFHQVGAFWTGWLVVALALTSPLHWLGERLFTAHMIEHGLLMVVGAPLMAFARINGPLMWSLPSSLRPAAGGCLNLPILARPWALVSHPLSATALHGLALWAWHAPPLYIWALQDTAMHRLQHVSFFATALLFWWVLLHGRGVGRSVRLRDGIAIACLFVTGLHSGVLGALLTLSTRIWIPGQGALAGEFDLSPLEDQQLAGILMWVPMGMLYTGAALFFAYRWLTAFDAHAHLPAVRHAN, from the coding sequence ATGCCTGCGCTGAGCATAGCGATAATGGTGCTTGGCCTGCTTGCAGGGCCGGTGATGGCACATGGCATCTCGGACGTCGATCCCGGATCGCTCTGGAGCTTCGATCCCTGGCTTTTGGCGCCGCTTTATATCGTCGGAATCGGCTTCTACATCGGCACGCAGCGGCTCTGGCACCACGCCGGCGGCGGTCGGGGCGTCAGCTTCCACCAAGTCGGCGCGTTCTGGACAGGATGGCTGGTCGTCGCGCTTGCCCTCACCTCGCCGCTTCATTGGCTCGGCGAGCGCCTCTTCACCGCGCACATGATCGAGCACGGGCTGCTCATGGTTGTCGGGGCCCCGCTGATGGCCTTCGCCCGGATTAACGGGCCGTTGATGTGGAGCCTGCCCTCCTCGTTGCGTCCGGCTGCGGGCGGATGTCTCAATCTGCCTATCCTGGCGCGGCCATGGGCGCTCGTCAGCCATCCTCTCAGTGCAACGGCCCTGCACGGCCTGGCGCTCTGGGCCTGGCATGCGCCGCCTCTCTATATATGGGCGCTCCAGGACACCGCCATGCATCGCCTCCAGCATGTCAGCTTCTTTGCCACCGCGTTGTTGTTCTGGTGGGTGCTCCTGCATGGCCGCGGCGTAGGGCGCAGCGTGCGGCTTCGCGACGGCATCGCGATTGCGTGCCTGTTCGTCACTGGCCTTCATTCCGGTGTACTGGGGGCGCTGCTGACCTTGTCAACTCGCATATGGATCCCGGGTCAGGGCGCTCTCGCCGGCGAGTTCGATCTTTCGCCGCTCGAGGATCAACAGCTCGCCGGGATCCTGATGTGGGTGCCGATGGGCATGCTCTACACCGGTGCGGCGTTGTTCTTCGCTTATCGGTGGCTGACGGCGTTCGATGCGCACGCCCACCTCCCGGCGGTTCGGCACGCCAATTGA
- a CDS encoding cytochrome c family protein: protein MVSRTTRLLIVPLLGVTAAACEPGKAAGPDNFTGDARRGADLVKQYQCGSCHDIPGIAGADGNVGPPLHRIGTRTYIAGYIHNSPDNMAAWIEDPQRALPGNAMPKMGIPQKDARDIAAFLYTLK from the coding sequence ATGGTGAGTCGAACGACACGATTGCTCATCGTCCCGCTGCTGGGCGTGACGGCTGCGGCCTGCGAGCCAGGCAAGGCAGCCGGCCCGGACAATTTCACGGGCGATGCGCGCCGCGGCGCCGACCTCGTCAAGCAATACCAGTGCGGCAGCTGCCACGACATCCCCGGCATCGCCGGTGCCGACGGCAACGTCGGCCCGCCCCTCCACCGGATCGGCACGCGGACCTACATCGCCGGCTACATCCATAATTCGCCGGACAACATGGCCGCCTGGATCGAAGATCCGCAGCGGGCGTTGCCGGGCAACGCCATGCCGAAAATGGGCATCCCGCAGAAGGACGCGCGCGACATCGCGGCGTTTCTCTATACGCTGAAGTAG
- a CDS encoding heme-binding protein yields the protein MSKRTAIAAGILAAAFAPQGGIAQDQPRAGMSCPVDHDQLADILKKSVKPGGGPSNGGLDNNEWAAVVNRQGVVCAVAYSGSKVDDQWLGSRAIAAEKANTANAFSLKNKAMATANLYAGAQPGGFLFGAALSNPPSPEILYAGTPDEFGTAHDPMVGKPVGGVIVFGGGLALYDGNGIAGALGVSGDSSCADHNVAWRVRHFLGLDHVPAGVSPNMKDAIIYDIGPDGKSPSGFGHPKCDGKEDQIAVDLGAGVSGNVVR from the coding sequence ATGAGCAAACGAACCGCCATCGCGGCTGGCATCCTCGCGGCGGCTTTTGCGCCGCAAGGCGGGATCGCACAAGATCAACCGCGCGCGGGAATGTCGTGTCCGGTCGACCATGATCAACTCGCCGACATCCTCAAGAAAAGCGTCAAGCCCGGCGGTGGACCCAGCAACGGCGGACTGGACAACAACGAGTGGGCAGCGGTCGTGAATCGGCAGGGCGTCGTCTGCGCGGTTGCTTACAGCGGCAGCAAGGTCGATGACCAATGGCTCGGCAGCCGCGCGATCGCGGCCGAGAAGGCCAACACGGCAAATGCCTTCAGCCTGAAGAACAAGGCGATGGCGACGGCCAATCTTTACGCGGGCGCCCAGCCGGGTGGATTTCTGTTCGGGGCCGCACTGAGCAATCCCCCGTCCCCGGAAATCCTTTATGCGGGCACGCCGGATGAATTCGGAACTGCACATGATCCGATGGTCGGCAAGCCCGTCGGCGGCGTGATCGTATTCGGCGGCGGGCTGGCGCTCTATGACGGCAACGGCATCGCCGGTGCGCTCGGCGTCAGTGGCGACAGCTCCTGCGCGGATCACAACGTTGCCTGGCGCGTGCGCCACTTTCTCGGCCTCGATCACGTTCCCGCCGGCGTCAGCCCCAACATGAAGGACGCCATCATCTACGACATCGGGCCGGATGGCAAAAGTCCGTCAGGATTTGGCCATCCCAAATGCGACGGCAAGGAGGACCAGATTGCCGTCGATCTAGGTGCCGGCGTCTCGGGGAACGTCGTGAGATAG
- the coxB gene encoding cytochrome c oxidase subunit II: MRTALVPSAMLPLAACAGRQSALDPQGLQSDEILRTFFIFLVIAAVVWVAVVIVLIIGMLRRKRAGDQPLGLHIPFERATGRVVLGLGLATLVIVLGLSIVSYAGQRTVFAKDEHALTLKVIGHQWWWEVRYEDDSPDRSFVTANEIRIPAGQPVKVELESADVIHSFWVPSLTGKMDLITGQKNELQFTARNAGVYRGQCAEFCGLQHAHMAFAVLALPPDEFGRWRDHENQNANIPTDQLGKQGEQLFRARGCALCHNIRGTLAGGQLGPDLTHVGSRTTIAAGTLPLTPATLGAWIADPQHIKPGNYMPKMPLQSGELIAILHYLEQLK, translated from the coding sequence ATGCGAACGGCTCTGGTGCCATCTGCGATGTTGCCGCTGGCCGCTTGTGCGGGCCGGCAGTCTGCGCTCGACCCGCAGGGACTCCAGTCGGACGAGATTCTTCGAACCTTCTTCATCTTTCTGGTGATTGCCGCCGTTGTCTGGGTCGCGGTGGTGATCGTTCTGATCATAGGGATGTTACGCCGCAAGCGTGCTGGGGATCAGCCGCTCGGGTTGCACATCCCCTTCGAGCGAGCCACAGGACGCGTGGTGCTCGGGCTGGGGCTGGCGACTCTCGTGATCGTGCTCGGACTTTCCATCGTCAGCTATGCCGGACAGCGCACCGTGTTCGCCAAGGACGAGCATGCCCTCACGCTGAAGGTCATCGGCCATCAATGGTGGTGGGAAGTCCGCTACGAGGACGATAGCCCCGATCGGAGCTTCGTGACCGCCAACGAAATCCGGATTCCTGCCGGCCAGCCGGTCAAAGTCGAGCTGGAATCCGCCGACGTGATTCACAGCTTCTGGGTGCCGAGCCTGACAGGCAAGATGGACCTCATCACCGGGCAGAAGAACGAACTTCAATTCACGGCGAGGAACGCCGGGGTTTATCGCGGCCAGTGCGCCGAATTCTGCGGTCTTCAGCATGCGCACATGGCCTTTGCCGTGCTCGCCTTGCCGCCGGATGAGTTCGGCCGCTGGCGCGACCACGAGAACCAGAACGCGAACATTCCGACTGACCAGCTCGGCAAGCAGGGCGAGCAACTGTTCCGCGCAAGAGGATGTGCGCTGTGCCACAATATTCGTGGCACGCTCGCCGGCGGGCAGCTGGGCCCCGACCTGACCCATGTCGGAAGCCGGACCACGATTGCCGCCGGCACGCTGCCGCTGACGCCGGCCACGCTCGGCGCCTGGATCGCCGATCCCCAGCACATCAAGCCCGGCAATTACATGCCGAAGATGCCGCTGCAATCGGGTGAGCTCATCGCGATCCTTCATTATCTGGAGCAGCTCAAGTGA
- a CDS encoding cytochrome c oxidase subunit 3, with the protein MRQTIVRNVADLPTYGYGPRSGPWWGAMGFIALEGMGFAIAIGAYLYLYAVNPNWPIGAAPPDLWPGTAETVIYLLSIIPNEVTNRAAHRQDLAKVRVGLIVMALIGIALLVLRGFEFAHLNTRWDNSAYGSIVWLILGLHTTHLATDLGDTVVLTVLMFTRHAKPRRFSDVTDNVFYWNFVVLAWLPLYVLLDWVPRL; encoded by the coding sequence GTGAGACAGACCATCGTCCGCAACGTCGCCGACTTGCCGACCTACGGATACGGCCCGCGGAGCGGTCCGTGGTGGGGAGCGATGGGCTTCATTGCGCTTGAAGGCATGGGCTTCGCCATCGCGATCGGTGCCTATCTGTATCTCTATGCCGTCAACCCGAACTGGCCGATCGGAGCTGCGCCGCCCGATCTCTGGCCTGGGACCGCCGAGACCGTGATCTACCTTCTGAGCATCATCCCGAACGAGGTCACGAATCGCGCCGCACACCGGCAGGATCTTGCAAAGGTGCGAGTCGGCCTCATCGTGATGGCGCTGATCGGAATCGCCCTGCTCGTCTTGCGCGGTTTCGAGTTTGCCCATCTCAACACGCGCTGGGACAATTCCGCCTACGGATCGATTGTTTGGCTCATTCTGGGCCTGCACACGACCCATCTTGCCACCGATCTCGGCGACACGGTGGTGCTGACAGTGCTGATGTTCACACGCCATGCCAAGCCGCGCCGGTTCAGCGACGTCACCGACAACGTGTTCTACTGGAATTTCGTCGTGCTGGCCTGGCTACCGCTCTATGTCCTGCTCGACTGGGTACCGCGCCTGTGA